One genomic segment of Amycolatopsis sp. WQ 127309 includes these proteins:
- a CDS encoding nuclear transport factor 2 family protein: protein MSDERAVQEVLARYVRATDRRDGAAQGALFTDDAVVRIFQKAGPDRYEPVGEPLTGGAGVQYAVENFMAPHPEGGSSHHVTADHLITVDGDTAHLNAQFVVFEVRTTPERSIQAVESGYYDTDLRRLDGEWKIVRHHALGDLPMRVVQP, encoded by the coding sequence GTGTCCGACGAACGCGCGGTCCAGGAAGTCCTGGCCCGTTACGTCCGCGCCACCGACCGGCGCGACGGCGCCGCCCAAGGCGCCCTGTTCACCGACGACGCCGTCGTCCGGATCTTCCAGAAGGCCGGCCCCGACCGGTACGAGCCCGTCGGCGAGCCGCTGACCGGCGGCGCCGGCGTCCAGTACGCCGTCGAGAACTTCATGGCCCCGCACCCCGAAGGCGGTTCCAGTCACCACGTCACCGCCGACCACCTGATCACCGTCGACGGCGACACCGCCCACCTCAACGCCCAGTTCGTCGTGTTCGAGGTCCGGACCACGCCCGAACGCTCGATCCAGGCCGTCGAGTCGGGGTACTACGACACCGACTTGCGGCGGCTCGACGGCGAGTGGAAGATCGTCCGCCACCACGCGCTGGGCGACCTGCCGATGCGGGTCGTGCAGCCGTGA